From Quercus robur chromosome 8, dhQueRobu3.1, whole genome shotgun sequence:
AGCCTTCTCAGCCAAGCCCAAGACCCAACATTTATTTTTGGGCCCCCAGTCCCCACAGAAAATATTAgccaaataataaattcaagtgTGGGATCCACCATTTTATagattgcaaaacaaaaaactatatttaaatactcttacCAAACAGCCCTTAGAATTTCTCATATATCATGTGCACATGATCTAATtggttttaaggtttttttttttttttttttttttttttttttttttttaatagtgtttgttttcaaaaaaaaaaaaaaaagttttatggTATTTAATGTGTAGAGGGATATGTCAAATACCTCAGATATTAGTCAAATGCTTTTAAGAGCCAAAGACATTCAATCCTACATTAGCCAAAAGAAATCGTTACACTTATAATCTACATTAGCCAAGGACATTCAATTGtgaataactaaataagttcatttaattatttcataaaaaagttaatttaattatcttttcCAAATCTATTAATACATGAaattatttatgcattttttaaattaatatgaattaaagatcttttaaataaatttattttatgaatgttttcatttaaatttttagtagtaaaaaaaatatttaaacgaTATCATTTACTAACTAAAAGATTTATAGATTgactatttatttataattattttaacatgAAGAACTAATTTGACAATTATAGTCAAAATTAAAGGACTAAATTTAAActgtttgatttttattttttaaataattttgtatatttaatgtacaaaaatttccaaatcaacgtacacattttaaaaaaaaaaaaacatacaattttgtatattcaacatacacaatttttcaaagaatgaaCATGTTACTTTATATTCATAgagcataattttttaaaaaaatatgaattttatattgtcaacgtacacaatttttcaaaaaaatatacttaattctatatatttaaCGTAAATAATTTCTCAAAGTATGTACACAAATATGTAcatgcaaattttttcaagTAATTACATAATTATTTACATTCAACGTATACtatttttcaaagaatgtaTGTGTACAATCCCTATATTAGATACCGGCCTAAGGCCGAGGCCCACGTAAGTGAGACCCACCCAAGTTGTACCAAACAAGTGATGGAGGGTTCGAGCATAGTATAGTACAAATCGACCCAAGGCAACATTGAGAACATTACATAATGCCTTGGGGATATTGCCTATTGAGCATAGATTTGGAGGTTGACACAAGTTCCAATGGAGTTAGCTCAGAAATGTGTAGCGAGTCTCATCCGACCAGGAATATAGGTTAGAATCGGTCCCACCTTTTAAGAAAAGTCGCCACTCATGATGACAAACCTATTGAGGGAAGGCTATATAAGGAGGAAGAGATGGTGTGAAAAGGGGTAGACAaattgagggggggggggggggagagagagtgtgtgtgtggtACACGAGAGAAAAGTAGAGAAACAATTAAAGTAAAGAAAGCTCGATACATAGCCCGAGACTCCCTGGGAAACACACAGAGGGGGAATAAAATTCAAGTTGGGTCACAAATTCCTTCCTGTTGGGCTGTTAGGTTAGCCTTAAAGGGATTCACCCATTGTAGGAAACTCTTTACCCActctaaacaaataaattaggaGCCTAATCTCAAAGGCCATTGAGTACTTTGGGCACGGCCTCCACAGTATACAATGTTGTATTGCGTATGTTGAATCTATAGAATTGtgtacattttttgaaaaattgaatatacTGAATGTACAAAGTTATGTACATTTTTTAaacattctttgaaaaattgtttactTTAAAAGAGTAGAATTGTATACATTCTTCGAAAAATTATGTACGTTGAATATACATAATTGTGTATGtaggggtaaaattcccaaAGTCAACAATGGGACTTGGGCCTTGCACGGAGCCCAACCATGACCAAAAGGGAAAAAGGGTACCAAAAGACTTCCAGCCCAACCCTGTTGAGCCCAGCTTATTTAAAAAGACGcccgaggaggaatgtctcctcggacacaTAAATACGGGTCCAATGTGCGCCCCATCCACAGTGAAGAATCATCCCAAACAAACGTGGGTAGTAGGATGAGCCTCACACAgcaggaagaaagaagaaaatgtaagacGTCCAGGGAgaaaccacaactgccgcattaaatgcaaggaagctacttttccagccgcattaatgtggagaagacatgcgaacagtgttacattggccagtgcaactcacagaaagataaggtggatgtccgatgagacaggcactcaagtgaaggtccagatggttaacaagtatAAGGCTCTTATCaatttaaggaggctatataagagaaggaaatccccatgaaaAGGGGATCGGAAGATTTAAAAACAATAAGGatatagaaagagagaggaaggtAATAGTCTTTGATCAGAATCAGAGGTGCACCCATATGTCTCCTCGGATTGAGCATCCTGTGGACATTAAGGAGATATTCTTACGTTCAAACTGCTGCATGGCATACAATTAATTAACGTTCACTTCGTCcagccctagttctgtaacccgctctctacaaattcattatccAGGGTTCTTTGGACCAGAATCACTTACttgttgggcttgggccccaaagatcgaccctacagtGTACATACTTTAAAAAACGTGTAAGCTGAATGTACATAATTATGAATATTCAGTGAAAAATTGTGTACCCtaaatgtacaaaattgtgTACGTTGAATATACGTAgttgtgtatatttttttaaaaattgtatacaatctttaaaaaattgtgtacattgaatgtacaaaattatttatgttttttgaaaaattgtgaacattttttgaaaattgtgtaCGTTGAATGTATAGAATCATGtacattcataaaaaaatttgtgccataaatgtacaaaattgtgTAACTTCTTCGAAACATTGTGTAcattgaatatacaaaattgtatatattctttgaaaaatgtgtacgttcaatatataaaattgttaaatatttttaaaatttgtgtacattgaatatacataattgtgtatattcttaaaaaaatgtggACATTGAATCTACAAAATATTGAACATTCTTTAATAAATTGTGTATgttgaatatacaaaattgtgttttttttttttttttggttgaaaatttgtgtacatGTACTAAattgtgtactttttttttgaaaaattgtatactttgaatatacataattattTACATTCtatgaaaaattgtgtacattgaatATAAAGAATAGAGTAtgttctttgaaaaattgtttacaACTGAATATAGagaattgtatatattttttatataaaaattgtgtgtgttgaatgtacaaaattgaATATGCTTTTACCCATTAATAAAAACTTGctacctaaaatttgttgtaataataattcgaaagttagaaaatttaaagaccTAACAGCCTGCCATCTAAGATTTATTGTGGTACCTCAAACCACTTGTGATTGAGAAAAAAACACTAGACATTGGTAGCATAGCAATGACTAAGAGGTTTATTGGTAGCATGAGCAATGACATTAATGCCATTATATAGAGAATGACAATCATCTTCATAATAGGAAGTCTTCCCTTcgattcattttattttctagcctTTAAGTTCCAAAGTTTGTATTGGTAGAAAGTTTTAGTCTAATAACTCATCAGTTATTGTAGATTATAACATGTATTTATATGATTGACCATCAAACTGTTATAATATTTATCTTTGCCCTTTCACATAATCAGAGGAACCTAACAATGAAGGAGTTGCATGCATTCACATAGAGACCACTAATAAAGATTATGATCCACAAATGAACAAAACCTTGGACCTTTCCTAATCAAGAATTCTTCATCTAAGACATTACCTTTTGCCAAGAATGGATTCACCATTCATACACAAGAACACTAACCTCTTGAGTAATGAAAAATATGGTAAAGGAAACTAGTAATTTTAGATTTCATGATTGTAGCAATTATTGGATATGCTTATATTGAGAGCTAAACGTAAAGTTTACTTCGTGTATGGATTTGAGATCCatggtatgaaatttttttgaatttgttataGAACAAATGGGATATCATGTGTGGGTTTTAgctagctcaactagtaaagtctctgatagttgaataaatgATCTAAGATTCAATTTCCGCCTACACCAacaactaattggtgtcttggtctgatgattaaaaactattattagGAGCGGACGCTATgtgttaaaactctctctctcaagaaaataaaaaaaatcatgttataaataaatttattaatagatttattttgtattcattcatagttttttttttttttttgaatttctaatattttaaatagcaaaaaaaatgttatttaattatagtgcacatgtattgtctttttttttttttttttctaaactgtTTAtaattgcccaaaaaaaaaaaaatttcctatccTAAATAATATTGTCTGGGTTAAGAATCTTGTATCAAAACTTAAAAGAATCATTTGAATAACTGAACAAACACCACGCGCGCACGATTATGGGTTGATACCGTTGTACTTGTGTCCGCCACGCGAAAATGACGAAATACGACGTCGTACTCGTACCCCTGCCTGTATCGTGGAAAAGAAGACTATTCCACGCGCCACAAAAAAGTCCAAACGCAACCAAAACAGAATAAAGCCCAGAACTTTTCTATTTTGATCTGTGAAAtactgaccaaaaaaaaaagacttttgtTGAGCTCAAATTTTCCAGGACTCCGAAGAATTTTCCCGAGCAGTTGGAAAAAATGCACGATTTCTGCTTCACGATCCCGTACGGGCTGGTTCTGATTGTAGGAGGAGTTGTTGGGTATATGAAGAAAGGGAGCACAGCTTCTTTGGGTGGAGGTGTGGGCATTGGATTGGTGCTCATTCTTGCTGGGTATCTCAGCCTTGACGCTttcaagaagaggaagaacTCGTACCTCGCTTTCGTCATTGAGACTGGTacgctttttctttttttggatttggtttcTTTATGTTGTTGCAAGTtctgtgttttttgtttgttaagaAAATGAAGTTGTTTTTGTTAATGGGTGTACGATGTAATAGTTGTAGTAAGATTGTGTAAGGTAGATTTAGAGACAAAGTCTGATCTAATGTTTTATTTAGGATTGAGCTCTTGGGGAATTGCAAGGTCTTTGTTTCCtaaaatttttctatttgtGAGTGACTCCAAGATGTTATTCTTATGGTGAGGTTGTGGAAGGTCAATGTAGAGAAAAAGTCTGATCTGGGTCTATGTTTATTTGGGAttatgcttttgttttgttttgtgttgtttGTGGTTTGGTAGCTGTGTAGGAAAtctgattttttgttttcttcttcttgtttggTGTTGGGGTTCTTATTTGGTTTCCTAAATAtcttgtttttaaaatgttctGGTCTTAATTGAAGCTCTGTACTACTGTATAGTTCGGAGACTTTGATTTTTAGGAGACTTCAATTTTCGTCTGTTCAAAATTGTTGTAACATTTGGtgcttttaattattttggctATGATGGAgtacaatgagagagagagagagagagagagagagagagagatcttttttttttttttaaatgtttaaattaatttaaaagtcTCCAAGGGGGAGGCCACTGTAGAAGCACACTTTTGTCCCAACTAAGCACAACCTGGAAATGTAGAGAATCATCGAAATTttgggggggaaaaaaaggaaatttactAATTtagaggaattcaagaaaatagaGAGCGTAAGAAAGTAGGCTTAAGCTTGGTAATAGGCTGCTtaaaggaaatttgtttttcctttgcaAGCCTctggtctttttcttttcctcaggGTTAAAGTATATGTAGCTACGTAATCACAAAGGATCATGTTCATTATTATAATGGATGGCTTCTagtgccaatgagctctagttGAAATGGTACTTCCTCCTTGCATAAGAGTGGAGGGTGAGAttgtgggttcaaaacccaTTGGGTGCATGTAtaacttaccaattaaaaagCGAAGGTGGCTTCTGGTAACGGCCTCACTTTGTGATTTTTGACAAGCCATCAGCTTATAATGCAATGTGAAGTTGCAAAATAGCTGATTTGTTTAGATTATCGAGAAATATtatggttgttgttgtttacATTTTGTAATTCCTGTTTTCCaacaatctattttttttttttaaattattattaaaaaaaaaaagcgattTCAAGAGAGGAAGATTTGTAAAATGATATATGTGTGCATatgcacaaaaacagattttacTGGAGCTGATTTTAttagaaaaaccaaaaataaaccacaattcctttattttcttttcctttaaatttatttgaactGATATTAGTAGAAGACAaaccagaaaagaaaaacacacttCCATTCTATCTGTggttttcttttactttttctaaCCTCTTCAAATCTGATTTTGTGCTTGCTGTATCCTTCACCTAAAACCAATAGCCATTTTGATCTGATATGTGCCCCTAAAACAGGTTGTGCAGCTGCACTCACATGGGTCATGGCACAGCGCTATATGCAAACCTCTAAGATCATGCCAGCTGGTGTTGTTGCTGGTATCAGGTAAGTTGAGgattaattctgcttttaagtATTTGTGCTTTTCATACTTTAAATATATCGCTACTAGTGGAAACTTAATGTAGCATCTACATGATGAGTATCATATGCTGCTTTTATGCaccaaaattcatttattaCTATCTCTTGCATTTGgtttgcctttttattttattttatatatatttaaattttcatatgaATATCTTGCATGTATTCAATGAAAGATGAAATTTACTCTTTTCACAAGTTAATCCCATTGCCATGTCCGTCATATCATATTCTTCCCTTTCTAGCATGGCAATGTGGTTCAGGTTGTGAAGCAAATGAACTCTAGCTTCAGTATCACTTACTTTCCCCTTAAAAAGGGGACCGAAGTTTGgatgtgggttcaagacccattgggtGTGTCTGCTTTGCTTACTAATTAGAATTATTGATAATATGGTTCTGCATATAGGGGATTACAGTTATTATTATCGAGTCATTAATCATTACCTCTTTGCTGGTTTCAGTAAGGGTTGTGCATGCAAGTAGGGGACATCTGAAATCCCACGAGCATTCATGCTCTTGTGGTTATTAGTTTGGGTCTGATGTTCCATTTGAAATGAGGATGCTGAAAGTCAGTCATTGCCAATGATTTGTAATCATGACTCCCTCATTTTCTGAACATGCAAATTGTCTtgaatgactaaaaaaaaatcttttagttttaattgaATAAGTTATTTTGTACTCTAGAGTACAAGTTGAGGCTTATTAgatattttgcaatttttattaatgttcCTGTGTGCCAGGCAACCGTTGTAAGTTTCTTTTTGGAGCACATGATATTTTTGCATGTGTCCTTGTATCTTCTGAGGAGTCGAGATAGTTGAAATGAGATGTTAGAATGTGACATGGATAAGTTAGTGTCATGAAAATGATGATCTAGGAGCCACCCTTGTCTTTTAGGAAAAACTTGACAAGATTCGATGGAAAATGAAAACTGCTGCTTATTGGTGGTGAGTTCAGTTTACATTCATCAAATTAAACTGTGCTTCTTCTTGAAAGCTCTTGCGAACATCTACTGGTCAAATGTTATATCTCTAAAGGTGAATGTATCTTTGTCCAGCTGTAATGTAGTCTTCTGGTTAGTTGATTGTAGTATTCAACTGATGATCTTAGTATCTTACTCTCCATCCCATTTTTGAGGGGGGAAATACCAATTtagataaattttagtttttacaagAGTTCCTGATAGATATATAGTTACCTGGATTTTCCTTGTCAATACAACATATATTTGAATCTCCCAGCTAACATGCTTGCCATTTGGCTTTTCTTGCAGTGCTATCATGACTGCATTTTATCTGTACAAAATTGCAACTGGTGGCAACCATATCCCAGCCAAGGCCGATTAATGGTGTAGAGGATTTCTTTCTAATATTTCACTTTTCAGAGCTGTATGGATCACACATATCTATATGCTTCTACGGGTTGTTCATAGATTTTTATCTATGCTGTATTGCTAGCTACTGGTTGTGTATGAAACAAAAGATGGATTTGGTCCTAGAAATTGAATGAGACCTGCTTTCAGGCCAAGCTTGTGCTTGTTACCCTCTTTTTTCTCCCTCTAAACCTCttctttcattcattcttttcttttcttttaataagttGATAGAGTTGTAGaccaaaaaga
This genomic window contains:
- the LOC126694641 gene encoding protein FATTY ACID EXPORT 5-like, whose protein sequence is MHDFCFTIPYGLVLIVGGVVGYMKKGSTASLGGGVGIGLVLILAGYLSLDAFKKRKNSYLAFVIETGCAAALTWVMAQRYMQTSKIMPAGVVAGISAIMTAFYLYKIATGGNHIPAKAD